The genomic window AGCAATTATTTAAGAGTTTCTGTTGAAGGAAGGTTGAGCTTTTGGCAATCAATTTCGATAATGTTTTGTCCAAACCGTCTAGTTTTGGGTACTTAAGCTCAATACCAAAAATACCTACCCATCTTACGGCAAAAACAGGTACGGTAATCCCTACCTTAAAGGTAGTAGTTTACAAAACTTTATCATTACTTTTGGGTGATGTATTTCAGCAATTGCCTAAGAATTTGAGCCAATACCAATTAAATAGGTATGGTAATTCCTCCCTTAAAAGTAGTAGTTTGCAAATACTTACAATTATTTTTCACCCAGTCGCTTTTGTAATTTTTTAATGGCTTGATACATTTCTGGCAAGCGACTATAAACCACAGCAGCTTTAATATGGAGTTTATGGGAAATTGCTGGAGTTCCAGAAACGATCGCCCCAGGTTCAACATCACTGAGAATTCCGGCTCTAGCTGCGGCGATCGCACCGTTACCAACTTTAGCTTGATTAGCAACGCCTACTTGACCTGCAAAAATAACGCGATTTCCTACGGTTACCCCCCCAGCAAAACCTACTTGTGCGGCGATCGCGCAGTTTTCCCCAACTTGGCAACCATGACCGATTTGGACTAAGTTATCAATTTTTGTTTGCTTGCCAATGCGGGTTTCGCCTACAGAGGGGCGATCAATGGTGCTATTACAGCCAACTTCTACCCCATCTTCTAAAACGGTAATGCCCGACTGCTCCATTTTGTACCAGCCCGTAGAAATGGGAACAAACCCAAAGCCTTCAGCGCCAATAACTGCACCGCTATGAATTACACAATCGCAGCCGATAAGAGCGCGTTCGCTAATTGTACAATTGGCGTGTAAGGTGGTGCGACTGCCAATCTGGACTTGAGGATAAACGACAACGTTGGGGTGAATGCAAACGCGATCGCCAATTTGGACATCAGCTTCAATGACCACATGAGCGCCAATATAAACATCTTTCCCTATTTGTGCCGTAGGATGAATCACCGCCGTAGGATGAATCCCAGGCATGGGGCGGTAAGGTTGGTAAAATAAAGCGATTACCTTGGCAAATAATAATCGTGGCTCTGAGGTAGAAATCCAAGCTATATCGCGTTCTTGAGCTTGTGCTTGCAAAGCTTCGTTTTGGGGCAAAATCAAGGCACTAGCGCTAGTTTTAGCGACCTGGGAGGCAAATTTCCCCCCTTCTATGTAACTAAGAGTATTGGCAGTAGCTTCATCTATAGCAGCAACCCTAGTAAGTTCGACATCGTTCTCTGGCAGGCTGTTATTAGTGGCACTGTCGCCTAGTTTTTGAACTATTTCGCTAAATTTCATGTTTTGCTCTTTTAAACGCTTGCAATATTATTGAACGCCCTAGGGTCAGCGATGCGTAAATAGGTACGGCAATCCCTACCTTAAAAGTAGTAGTTTACAAATCTTTATCATTACTTTTGAGCGATTAACGAAGATGATCGTTAGATTTGATACATTTTTAGCAATGTTATTAGGTGCAAATATCACCGATCGCTTGTCCAGCGATCCACGCAGTTGTCCAAGCACTTTGAAAATTGAAGCCCCCAGTAACGCCATCAATATCTAAAATCTCTCCAGCAAAATGCAAGCCTGGTGTAAGGCGACTTGCCATTGTTTTGAAGTTGACTTGTTTGAGATTGACACCGCCGCAGGTAACAAATTCTTCTTTAAAAGCTCCTTTACCTTGGATTTGATAAGCGCCTTGGGTGAGTTCTTGAAGGAGTTGGTTTAAGCTTTTGTTAGATAGTTCTGCCCACCGTTCTTCGCTGCGGATACCCGCACGAGCGACTATATACTGCCAAAGACGATGAGGTAAATCTATTCCACGCTGCAAAGCGATCGCTTTTTTTGGATTCTCTGTTTTAACTAACAGCAGTTGCGACTTTAGTTGGTCGCTATCGTACTGAGGTTGCCAATTAATTAATAAAGTTGCTTGATATTGAAAGTCGTGTAACACTCTTGCACCCCAAGCTGATAGTTTGAGAACCGCAGGGCCACTTAATCCCCAATGGGTAATTAGTAAAGGTGCTGTTTGTTCTAAACAAGTTTTTTTATCGACTAATAAGCGCAATTTTACAGGATTGGCGCTGATTCCAGCTAATTGTTTTAATTGCTTGTCAAGAATATTAAAGGTAAATAGAGAAGGTACGGGGGGTTCGATAGTGTGACCTAAACTCTGAGCAATTTGATAGCCGAGGGGATTGCTACCAGTAGCTAGTAAAATGCGATCGCACGTCAACTTTTCCCCGGTTTTTAGTTCGATTTCAAACCCTGCTGATTGCTTGACAACGGATACAACAGTTGTCCCCGTTCGTAGTTCTACTCCAGCAATATGAGCGGCTTTTGTTAGGCATTCAATAATTGTTTCGGAACTATCGGTAGTTGGAAACATTCTGCCATCAGCTTCAGTTTTTAGCTCTACTCCTTGACTTGCAAACCATTTAACGGTGTCAGTAGCTTGAAAGCGACTAAAAGCACCCCGCAAAGCCTTTTCACCTCTAGGATAATTTTGCACCAGTCCCATAGCGTCGAAACAAGCATGAGTGACATTACAACGTCCTCCACCAGAGACGCGAACTTTTGCCAAAGGTTGGCGACTAGCTTCTAATAAAGTAACTTGGGTATGGGGATGAGCTTTAGCACAAGCAACTGCACCAAAATAGCCTGCTGCACCACCTCCAATTGCTACGACTCGTAAAAGCTGCATTAATGTCCTTGATTTTTTACAGTTCCAGCCTAACTAATTTAGGCGATCGCACCACTCCAAAATATTAGGAAGATTAATTGCCGAGTATTCAATGAGGAGATAAATTGACAAGTTGAGTAATCCTAGGTTTCCCTGAAATCTTACCAATCTAGATACTTGCTTAGACACCTCGATCAACTCTGGATCGTATTCTGTACCAAGCAAATTATTGTTACAGTTTCCGCAAATAGAGAGTAAGATAAGTCTGCTTTGAGAGATTGTTGACTTTTTATTTGGTTCACAGAGGTACTGTGATAAGTGGCTTAATTCGACAGGTGTTGGTTTAATGCAACCTTGTAGACGAATAGGATTTCGTGTGAGTTGAGAATGTTGCCCACAAATATTGCAGAATCCTTCTTTGTTACCCTTAAATTTTAATTGCATAATTTTTCTTAATTCTAGATTTGGACAGTTAACTCTACACATTTCCTACATCTACCCCCGGAATTTTTCTATATATTTAGTTTATTTAGGTGTTAATAAAGAATTTTTCTAGTTAATGTCCTTCATAACTATTTGCGGCAATACGATCACTTCAACGTCTATAGCTCTAGCCAAGTGCGATCGCACTTGAAGCTATAGGTGTTTGTAACTGATAATAGGTTAAATACTATTTCGGGATTGCAATCGTGACAGAACAAGGTCGTTACAAAGATACTGTTAATCTGCCTCAAACAAAATTTGATATGCGGGCGAACGCTACCAAGCGCGAACCGGAGATTCAAAAGTTTTGGGCAGACAATCAAATTTACGATCGCCTGTCGCAAAACAATCCTGGCGAAATATTTGTGCTTCACGATGGCCCACCCTACGCCAATGGGGCGCTGCATATCGGTCACGCCTTAAATAAAATCCTCAAAGATATCATCAGTCGCTACCAGTTACTTAAGGGGCGCAAAGCTCGTTATGTACCGGGTTGGGATTGTCACGGGTTGCCGATTGAACTTAAAGTTTTGCAAAATATGAAGCAAAGCGAAAGGTTAAACCTAACTCCCCTAGAACTGCGTCACAAAGCTAGAGATTTTGCTTTAAAAGCTGTCGGCGAACAAAGCCAAGGTTTCCAACGTTTCGGCGTTTGGGGCGATTGGGAGCATCCTTATTTAACCATGACTCCTGACTACGAAGCGGCGCAGATTGGGGTTTTTGGACAGATGGTACTAAAAGGTTATATTTATCGCGGTTTTAAACCTGTCCATTGGAGTCCTAGCTCTAAAACTGCCTTAGCGGAAGCTGAACTAGAATATCCTGAAGGTCATACTTCTTCAAGTATCTATGCAGCTTTTGCGATGACTAGCTTATCAGAGTCGGCGAAGTCTGCGTTAGAACCTTATTTACCTCAGCTATCTGTTGCTATTTGGACAACTACCCCTTGGACTATCCCGGCGAATTTGGCAGTTAGCGTCAATCCTAGGCTTGATTATGTAGTAGTTGAAATTGGTTCGTCATCCAAATATCTAATTGTCGCTGCTGATCTGGTTGGTACTTTGTCCGCCAAGTTAGAAACGCAGCTAACAGTAAAAGCAACGGTTAAAGGTAAGGATTTAGAACATTCTACTTATCGACATCCTTTATTTGACCGCGAAAGCCCGATTTTAATTGGTGGCGAATACGTGACTACAGAATCGGGTACAGGATTAGTGCATACTGCACCAGGTCACGGACAAGAAGATTATATCGTTGGTCAGCGTTACGGGTTGCCTATCCTTGCGCCAGTAGATGAAAACGGCAACTTTACAGAAGAAGCGGGAAAATTTGTTGGGTTGAATGTATTGGGTGAAGGAAATACCGCCGTTATTGAAGCTTTAACGGAAGCGGGATCTTTGTTGAAGATGGAAGCTTACGCCCACAAATATCCTTATGATTGGCGGACTAAAAAGCCGACGATTTTTAGAGCAACCGAACAGTGGTTTGCATCGGTAGCAGGGTTTAGAGAAGAAGCTTTAAAAGTACTCGCATCGGTGCAATGGATTCCACCCCAAGGAGAAAATCGCATTACGCCAATGGTAAGCGATCGCGCAGATTGGTGTATTTCTCGTCAACGTAGCTGGGGCGTACCTATCCCGGTATTTTACGATGAGGAAACAAACGAGCCATTGATGAACGAAGAAACGATCGCCTACGTGCAGAAAATATTTGCAGAAAAAGGTTCTGATGCTTGGTGGGAAATGCCGTTAGATGAATTATTGCCCGAAAAATACCGCGATAATGGCAAAACTTACCGCAAAGGTACAGATACGATGGATGTTTGGTTTGATTCTGGATCATCTTGGGCGGCGGTAGCTAAACAAAGACCCGAACTAAAATATCCCGCAGATATCTATTTGGAAGGATCGGATCAACATCGTGGTTGGTTTCAGTCTAGTTTATTAACTAGCGTCGCTAATAACGGCATTGCACCTTTTAAAACCGTGTTAACTCACGGCTTTACCTTGGATGAAAAAGGCAGCAAGATGAGCAAATCTTTGGGTAATGTGATCGATCCCAATGTTGTGATTTCCGGCGGCAAAAATCAAAAAGAAGAGCCACCTTACGGAGCGGATGTACTGCGTTTGTGGGTGTCGTCGGTAGATTATTCAACGGATGTATCTATTAGTAAAAACATCCTTAAACAAATGGGCGATGTCAGGAGTAAAATTCGCAATACGGCGCGGTTTTTACTTGGCAATTTGCATGATTTTGACCCTAGCAAAGACGTTGTCCCTTACGAGCAATTGCCGGAACTCGATCGCTATATGCTGCACCGGATTACGGAAGTATTTACCGATGTAACTCAAGCTTTCGATCGCTTTCAATTTTTCCGCTTTTTCCAAGCTGTACAAAATTTCTGCACAATTGATTTATCTAACTTCTATTTAGATATTGGTAAAGATCGGTTGTATATAAGTGCTGAAAATACTTTGCGTCGTCGCAGTTGTCAAACGGTGCTGCACGTAGCTTTAGAAAATTTGACCCGCGCGATCGCACCTGTACTATGTCACACCGCCGAAGATATCTGGCAATTTCTCCCCTACTCTACGCCCTATAAATCAGTGTTTGAAGCGGGTTGGGTGCAATTAGACGAAAAATGGCAAAAGCCAGAATTACTAGCGTTTTGGCAGCAATTAAGAACAATTCGCACCGAAGTTAACAAGGTTTTGGAGCAGGCAAGGGTACAAAAAGCGATCGGTTCGGCTTTGGAAGCTAAGGTATTGCTTTATATTGCCGATCCCCAGTTGCGACAACAGTTGCAAGCGCTTGATTCTACTTCCCTCACAAATAGAGTTGATGAACTGCGTTATATGTTTATCGTTTCTGGAGTGGAACTGTTAAAAACTCCTGAAGCTTTAGAGCAAGCTAAGTACAGCTACAAGTCTGATAGTTTGGGTATTGGCGTAGCGGCGGCTGATGGGCATAAATGCGATCGCTGTTGGAATTATTCAACCTATGTCGGTATGTCTGCGGAACATCCTTTGCTTTGCGATCGCTGTGTTGCTGCTTTAGTGGGAGAGTTTTAAGCCTTCCCAAATTTTACTATAAGAAAAACCAAGACTTGGGGGGTCTGCCCCCCAAACCCCCCATTGGGGGACGGTTGCGTCCCCCAAACCCCCTCCAAACTAGAGTCCTATCTTTGAGCCAATAAGCTTTGTCTGGGGCAAGCGGAGTTTCGTCAGTTTTAAAGGTCAAAAGCTACATATAAACGACATACTTATGTCATATTTACCAAGCACAATAGAAAATACAGAATATTTATAGGAGTGAAGTTAGTGCAACTGAAGCGATCGCCCACAAAGCGGAAAGTTTTGGGTGTGGCTTTGCCTCACCAAAACCTTTTCAAGACGAAGTTGCTGGTTGCAGGTGTAAGTGTTTTAAGTCTTGCTGTTGCTGGATGTAGCCAAGCAATAGATGCCCAGCCTCTCAAACAAACTCAAAGTCCCGTTACAACCAAGTCTGATAATGCCGATGTCAAAGCTTTAGTAAACTTCGGTGCTAGAGTTGCCGGAACGCCCGCTACAAAAAAAGCTAGTAACTATTTGCTCCAAGAGTATCGTAAGGCTGGCTATGTGGCGGAAATTCAAACTTTTAGCTATCCCAAATTTGTAGATTTAGGCTCAAATCTAACTATTGATAGCAAGGTAATTGCCGGAAAAGCCTTAAATGGTTCTCAATCAGGAAAACTTACTGCACCCCTTGTTGTTGTACCTAATTTTGGACGCACAGCAGATTATGCAAACATTAATGTTAAAGGCAAAGTTGCTATTGTCAAGCGCGGTGAAATCCGTTTTCTAGAAAAGGCTCAAAATGCAGCTAATGCAGGGGCGGTTGGCTTAGTTGTCGTTAATACTAAGCCTGGTAATTTATTCGGTACGCTAGGGGGTGATGTCAAAATCCCCGTACTGGCGCTAACCAATGAAGCGGGTCAATCTTTACTAAATGCAAATCAATCCCCCCGTCAAGTAAATCTAGCTGTCAACACCCGTCAAGGCAATATCACTGGACGCAATGTTATTGCTCGTTTACCTGGCGTAACTCAACCAAAAGTAATTTTAGGCGGTCATTATGACTCGGTAATAGATTCTCCCGGTGCAAATGATAATGCTTCGGGTACTGCTGTTGTCTTGGCGATCGCCCGTAAGGCTGCAAAAACTCCCCTAGCCCGTCAAGCTTGGTTTATGGCTTTTGACGGCGAAGAAGATGGTTTGCATGGCTCTAAAGCCTTTGTAAGCAGCGCTAAACCGGAATTTTTGCAAGGGCTTAAAGGTATGCTCAACTTTGACATGGTCGGCGTAAATGATCGCCTACTTGTCGGCGGAACTCAATCTTTAACCAAATTAGCCAAGTCTACCAACCCCACTATTACTACTTTTGGCAATCCAGGAGGTAGCGATCATGCTTCTTTTTCTAGCGCTAATGTCCCGGTACTCTTTTTCTATCGAGGTGAAGACCCTAATTATCATAGTCCTGGCGATCGACAAATAGATCCCAAACTACTTGATGAAACAACACAACTCGGCTTTGATTTAGCTAACAAAATTCAAAAGTAATTGTTTTACTTCCCAACCCAAACTCATCTTTAAACATACAACAACCATGCTAAAACTTTTACCTCTAGGTGCGGTATTAGCTACTATTATCAGCACCCAACTGCCCGGTTTTACTTCCACCCAGCGTTTACAATTAGCTCAATTACCATCATTTGCCGAACCCTACAATTCCACTTCACCAGAAAATAACGATCCAAGTGGAAAATTAATAACTACGGCGCTAGTGGTTAGTGCTATTGCGACGGGAGGCTATTTAGCAACTAAAAAATCAAAATCTAATCCTGATAGTAAAATAGACCAAGCGAGTCCCAAGTTGCGAAAAAAACTCCTAATTCTCTTGTACAATGACAGCGAAACTGCTAACCGTTTATTAGCTCATACTCAACAAACCAATCCCCAAAAATCAGTTAATTGGGCGATGGAAAAAGTAATCTATGACTTAGAACGCGATCGCGCCTAACAAGCATAATAACCTTCTTTAAAGGATGAATTAAAAGCTTTTTAATTAGTATCTAATAGTTGCCCTCTTGCTTAAAAAGTGAACCATGAGATATTTTCTCCCTTTTTTAAGGGGGGATCTCCACATATTCCATTTTTAAACAAACCGCCACCAGTGCAATGACTTACGATTGCACTTGCGCCACTACCTTTACCTTTTCTAAAAACTCTTGCGTCAACTGAGTAAAAGCTTTTGCTCCCGCCGTACTAGGATTAGTCAAAACTACAGGCATAAAACTATCTACAGCTTTCGCCACATTAACGTCAATAGGTATATTAGTGCTAAACAGCTTACTTGCCCCAAAATCTTGATTAACCCGCGCAATCACTTGACGGTAATATCTCCCTGTTAGCAAATTACCCGACATTGTAAAAACTATCCCCAACATCGAAACCTTGAGAATTTGGTCTTTTTGATGGCTTTCTTTTAAACTGGCAATTCGTCGCTCTAATAACTGAATCCCAATCACTGATAAAGGTTCTGGTTTTGCAGGCAATATATAAAAGTCACTCGCTACCAAAGCACTGCGAGTCAAAAGCGTATACCCCGGAGCGCAATCTAAAATAATAAAGTCGTATTCCCCAACTAGCGGTTGTAATATTTTTTTGATTAAAAACCTTTCAAAGCGATTCCATACAAATTCAAATTCGCACTTACCCAAATCGAGCGCCTCCTGATGAAGCATTTGCGATACTAAAAATTCGTCGTAAAGGTCAATATCTCCTGGTAATAAATCCAAACCTGGCAAGTTGCAAACGTCGTGTTGCACAACATCATGGCTAGAAAACTTTGGGTTATCAACTGGACTAATAATTTGCTCAACTAAGTATCTCAAAGTCTGCTTGCGCTTTCTAAACTTGGCAAACTCCGATGGTGGCATCAAACTTAAAGTAGCGCTGATTTGCGTATCTAAATCTACTACCAATACTCGCTTACCATGCTCTTTAACTAAAGCTGTCGCCAAATTAACCGATAACGTTGTTTTACCAACTCCTCCCTTCATATTTGCCGTTGCAATAACATACCCCATTCATCTATCCCACTACGCCAACCAACCAATTAGACTTTACCCGTCAATGCCTTTTTAGGCAATTTCCTGTCTTTAGATATAGATATCTCCCAAAGTAAGTAATGTAGCCTTAAGTTAGTTTGATGTTAAATTATTAGCCCAAGGATAACTAAGTCATGGCTCATATCTTGCATATAGACTCTAGCCCACGCGGTGAAAGGTCGCATTCTCGCAGTTTGACTCACCGATTTGTCACCGACTGGAAAAATGCCCATCCTCAAGATACCGTCACCTATAGAGATTTGGGACATCACCCTGCACCCCATGTAGATGAGCCTTGGATAGCCGCCGCTTACTCCGAACCCAAAACCCATTCTCCCGAATTACAGAAGGCTATTAGCACCTCTGATACTTTGGTAGACGAGTTATTAGCCGCCGATCGCTATGTCTTTGGCGTACCAATGTACAATTTTAATGTACCGTCTACTTTCAAAGCTTACATTGACCAAATTGTCCGCGTAAACCGCACCTTTGCAGTCAACGAGCAAGGTTATCAAGGTTTAGTACATGGTAAAAAACTGCTAGTTATTACTTCTAGTGGCGGTAGTTATAAATCTGGTACTCCTACGGCGGGTTATGATTTTCAAGTGCCTTTTTTAAAAGCAATATTTGGTTTAATCGGCATTACAGATATTACCTTCATTCACGCCGATAATATGGATAGAGGAGATGAAGGGCGCAAAGAGTCTTTGACGGACGCTAGTAATGCTATTAGTCAAGCGGTAGCTAACTGGTAGAAAGATCGCTTTTAACCCAAATCAATACTTGTAGCCAGCAAACTCTGTAACCGTTGCAGCGAAGCACCAAAAAGCAAATCTCCTTTACCCAATAAATAAGCGGCGGCGGTTTGCTTTCCTCCTAAAATAATCGCTGAATCCGCCTCACTAGCGGTTTTTAATGCTATTCTCCCCGGCAAATTTGAGCGGATAATTGGCGTAACAACTTTAGCTTCTGGGCGCTGGGTAGCAATAATTAAATGAATCCCCGCCGCCCTTGCCATTGCCCCCAAGCGCTTGATATTTTGTTCTAAGGCTGTGCGGCTGTCTTTTTCGGTCATAAAGTCGGCGTACTCGTCAAATATGCAAACAATGCGCGGTAATGCTGAGGATGACTTTTGATTGTAAGTGCTTATGTCTGCACAACCTGCGGTTTCAAAACGTTGATAGCGCTTATTCATTTCTGCTACCAATTGTTCCATTAATGCGATCGCGCGATCGCAATCCTTAACAATGGGAGAATACAACCAGGGCATTTTCTCAAATTCAGGAAATGTTACCCTTTTAGGATCTACTAAAACAATTTTTAAGTTATCGGGCGTATGGCGTACCAATAAGCTAAGTAAGAGACTTCGCAAAAACTCGCTTTTTCCGCTTCCGGTTGTACCGCCAACTAAGAAATGACAGGTATTGGGATCAGCTAAATCTGCTTCTACTAACTTACCTTCTAAATCTACACCAATGGCAATTTTTATCGGCGCGGTAGGGGGTAAAGTTGCAGGAATAACAAAGTTCTCAAAACTAGCAACTTGGCGGCTTGTACGTGGCAAATCAACGCTAATATAGCCTGCTTGTGTGGCAATTAAAGGTGTATTAGCGATGCCTAAATGTACCTTCAAGTCTTGAGATGTATTGACGATTGAGGTAAATTTTACGCCTAAATGGGGCTTAAGCTTGACGCGAATAAATGCCGAACCGACTACAGAACCCAGGTAATCTACACCTAGCTTAAAGGATTTTAGGGTTTCTACTAATTGGTGGGCGATCGCATCGGCTTCAATAGAGATGCTATCGGAACTATCTATAGTCCCCCTAACCCCCCAATTCTGGGGGGAACTTGAATTTAAGTCCCCCAAAGTTGGGGGATTTAGGGGGCTTTCCGCAACTGGTGCATCAACTTTTTGACTGGTAGGTTGGGGAGTTTTTATAACAGGTTTTGCTTCGCTACTAGCTTCAAAAAAGCTTTGACATTTGACTTTTTGCGGACAAATATTACATAACAAATCTGGCTGCGTTGTTGGTGGTGGGGGATTGGGTTGAGGAGAATCCCAAGCTAGCCATTGACGCATTTGTTGCAGCTTTTGCGGAATTAGCTGGTGTACAGTTTTTTCTAATTCATCCCACGTAAAAGTTAATTCTTCCCAATTAGGCAAAACGCTATAAACGGCGGAATCTATAGCTACTCCTAGCTTTTCTTTCAGCATATAGCTGTAAAGCGCAACTTGAGCTAATTGGGCGGATTTATCAACGGCTGGATAAGTTTTGTATTCTATTACACAAAGGCGATGATGTTCAAAATCATAAACTACACTGTCAAAACGCCCTTGAACTAATTGCTGTGTACCATCTGTTAGTTGAAAAGAATGTTTTACCGTCGGCTTAATTGCGATTAACGTTTTACTAATTACTTCTGCACCGTTGCAATAACGCCGATTTTGAACTAATAATTTTGCCCAGTGGTGAATAAGTCCTTTTAAGGCTTCCCAAAGCTGATACAGGGCGGCGGACTTACTTGGATTTGTTTGTACTATTGCTTTAAGATAGGGAAAAAATGATAACTCGTAAAATAGCTGTTGCATTTGCTGCGCGATCGCATTTATATTTAATTGTTCTACTTCTGGTTGCAATAACAAACTAAATCTAGGTTCTTGTTTGGCGATAAAAGCAAAGTTATCCGCTAATTGATGAAATTGAGTGCCAATTTTTGATGAATTTCCCCCTGGCAAAAACATCATATTTCCGCCCCAGCGATGTCCCAAATAAAACAAGCGCGGACACTCAAAAGCTACTCTAACTTTGGTAACGCTAAAAGAGCGCGAACGAGAAGAATTAGCAACTTTATTCACTGGCTTTATTTGATTTGGGTTACTTATTTCTAGTAAACGGCGATGGATTTGAGCTAAATAAACACTGTCCAGATTTGCATATTCTAGCTGCGAGTTTGTAAGTGGGCGCTGTCTCCAGTTACTTGACTGTTCTGTTTTATCTACATTAGAAAAACCACAAAGTTCTTCTGCTAAGGTTTTGAGCTTTAAGTTAGGTAATTGAGCAACTTCTTTGAAACTATGTCTTAATTTTCTTGCTAGTTGTAGCGTACAAGTAACATTTTTTGCTTGGTCTTTTCCTAAAAATTTCAAATCATAGTTGGCATTATGAAAAACTTTTTCAATTTTAGAATTAGCCATAACTTTATTAATAAAATAAGTTACCAGTTCTGGCTTATCTAACACATCTAAAACATAAGCTTTAGTTCCCGTTGTATCTGTAAGATCGTCAGAAGCTTGAATTAGAGATATTTTTGGTTTTGAAGTTTGCCAGTCTGCTGTTTCAGTGTCTAGCCAAAGTATTTTGGCAAGAGCAAGTTTGTCAATTACTTTAGTAATTTCGTCAGGTTTTGTTAAATAAAACATTAAATAAGAATGCCTAAAATTTTTAACTCAATAATTTTATTTTTATTTAGATGCTACTACTAAACAAATTAATTGACTTTTTGGTTTTGCATGAGGATCAACAATTTGAACT from Synechocystis sp. PCC 7509 includes these protein-coding regions:
- the lpxD gene encoding UDP-3-O-(3-hydroxymyristoyl)glucosamine N-acyltransferase, which translates into the protein MKFSEIVQKLGDSATNNSLPENDVELTRVAAIDEATANTLSYIEGGKFASQVAKTSASALILPQNEALQAQAQERDIAWISTSEPRLLFAKVIALFYQPYRPMPGIHPTAVIHPTAQIGKDVYIGAHVVIEADVQIGDRVCIHPNVVVYPQVQIGSRTTLHANCTISERALIGCDCVIHSGAVIGAEGFGFVPISTGWYKMEQSGITVLEDGVEVGCNSTIDRPSVGETRIGKQTKIDNLVQIGHGCQVGENCAIAAQVGFAGGVTVGNRVIFAGQVGVANQAKVGNGAIAAARAGILSDVEPGAIVSGTPAISHKLHIKAAVVYSRLPEMYQAIKKLQKRLGEK
- a CDS encoding NAD(P)/FAD-dependent oxidoreductase, translating into MQLLRVVAIGGGAAGYFGAVACAKAHPHTQVTLLEASRQPLAKVRVSGGGRCNVTHACFDAMGLVQNYPRGEKALRGAFSRFQATDTVKWFASQGVELKTEADGRMFPTTDSSETIIECLTKAAHIAGVELRTGTTVVSVVKQSAGFEIELKTGEKLTCDRILLATGSNPLGYQIAQSLGHTIEPPVPSLFTFNILDKQLKQLAGISANPVKLRLLVDKKTCLEQTAPLLITHWGLSGPAVLKLSAWGARVLHDFQYQATLLINWQPQYDSDQLKSQLLLVKTENPKKAIALQRGIDLPHRLWQYIVARAGIRSEERWAELSNKSLNQLLQELTQGAYQIQGKGAFKEEFVTCGGVNLKQVNFKTMASRLTPGLHFAGEILDIDGVTGGFNFQSAWTTAWIAGQAIGDICT
- the ileS gene encoding isoleucine--tRNA ligase, which produces MRANATKREPEIQKFWADNQIYDRLSQNNPGEIFVLHDGPPYANGALHIGHALNKILKDIISRYQLLKGRKARYVPGWDCHGLPIELKVLQNMKQSERLNLTPLELRHKARDFALKAVGEQSQGFQRFGVWGDWEHPYLTMTPDYEAAQIGVFGQMVLKGYIYRGFKPVHWSPSSKTALAEAELEYPEGHTSSSIYAAFAMTSLSESAKSALEPYLPQLSVAIWTTTPWTIPANLAVSVNPRLDYVVVEIGSSSKYLIVAADLVGTLSAKLETQLTVKATVKGKDLEHSTYRHPLFDRESPILIGGEYVTTESGTGLVHTAPGHGQEDYIVGQRYGLPILAPVDENGNFTEEAGKFVGLNVLGEGNTAVIEALTEAGSLLKMEAYAHKYPYDWRTKKPTIFRATEQWFASVAGFREEALKVLASVQWIPPQGENRITPMVSDRADWCISRQRSWGVPIPVFYDEETNEPLMNEETIAYVQKIFAEKGSDAWWEMPLDELLPEKYRDNGKTYRKGTDTMDVWFDSGSSWAAVAKQRPELKYPADIYLEGSDQHRGWFQSSLLTSVANNGIAPFKTVLTHGFTLDEKGSKMSKSLGNVIDPNVVISGGKNQKEEPPYGADVLRLWVSSVDYSTDVSISKNILKQMGDVRSKIRNTARFLLGNLHDFDPSKDVVPYEQLPELDRYMLHRITEVFTDVTQAFDRFQFFRFFQAVQNFCTIDLSNFYLDIGKDRLYISAENTLRRRSCQTVLHVALENLTRAIAPVLCHTAEDIWQFLPYSTPYKSVFEAGWVQLDEKWQKPELLAFWQQLRTIRTEVNKVLEQARVQKAIGSALEAKVLLYIADPQLRQQLQALDSTSLTNRVDELRYMFIVSGVELLKTPEALEQAKYSYKSDSLGIGVAAADGHKCDRCWNYSTYVGMSAEHPLLCDRCVAALVGEF
- a CDS encoding M28 family metallopeptidase; this encodes MKLVQLKRSPTKRKVLGVALPHQNLFKTKLLVAGVSVLSLAVAGCSQAIDAQPLKQTQSPVTTKSDNADVKALVNFGARVAGTPATKKASNYLLQEYRKAGYVAEIQTFSYPKFVDLGSNLTIDSKVIAGKALNGSQSGKLTAPLVVVPNFGRTADYANINVKGKVAIVKRGEIRFLEKAQNAANAGAVGLVVVNTKPGNLFGTLGGDVKIPVLALTNEAGQSLLNANQSPRQVNLAVNTRQGNITGRNVIARLPGVTQPKVILGGHYDSVIDSPGANDNASGTAVVLAIARKAAKTPLARQAWFMAFDGEEDGLHGSKAFVSSAKPEFLQGLKGMLNFDMVGVNDRLLVGGTQSLTKLAKSTNPTITTFGNPGGSDHASFSSANVPVLFFYRGEDPNYHSPGDRQIDPKLLDETTQLGFDLANKIQK
- a CDS encoding ParA family protein, whose protein sequence is MGYVIATANMKGGVGKTTLSVNLATALVKEHGKRVLVVDLDTQISATLSLMPPSEFAKFRKRKQTLRYLVEQIISPVDNPKFSSHDVVQHDVCNLPGLDLLPGDIDLYDEFLVSQMLHQEALDLGKCEFEFVWNRFERFLIKKILQPLVGEYDFIILDCAPGYTLLTRSALVASDFYILPAKPEPLSVIGIQLLERRIASLKESHQKDQILKVSMLGIVFTMSGNLLTGRYYRQVIARVNQDFGASKLFSTNIPIDVNVAKAVDSFMPVVLTNPSTAGAKAFTQLTQEFLEKVKVVAQVQS
- a CDS encoding FMN-dependent NADH-azoreductase, whose product is MAHILHIDSSPRGERSHSRSLTHRFVTDWKNAHPQDTVTYRDLGHHPAPHVDEPWIAAAYSEPKTHSPELQKAISTSDTLVDELLAADRYVFGVPMYNFNVPSTFKAYIDQIVRVNRTFAVNEQGYQGLVHGKKLLVITSSGGSYKSGTPTAGYDFQVPFLKAIFGLIGITDITFIHADNMDRGDEGRKESLTDASNAISQAVANW